From one Chanodichthys erythropterus isolate Z2021 chromosome 3, ASM2448905v1, whole genome shotgun sequence genomic stretch:
- the LOC137003671 gene encoding tripartite motif-containing protein 16-like, with amino-acid sequence MNNHVDYVRDVFKGHGHQIKERSCWSNLEESVLIKDTLVETLQRSNQQPSADQLSGFAHYTTKVMNVCSRHSGSQIVPRTFSYTCFKVVGFRGHEVFLILWINDVPVEKSSNEGHDGWQRPVKVFSVVSCFIKIKLRNWHSCVEMAAGLEMAEASISWAEDQFCCPVCLDLLKEPVTIPCGHSYCKECISGCWDQEDPKRIYSCPQCRKTFTTRPVLSKNVVFAELVEQLKMMRLQSSPVSPLVPAHRLHLHTGSGDVAGRKQKDKQRHFEEKQRNIQQRIQQREKDLQQLREAVASHKGSAQRAVEDSERLFTELIRSIERRRSEVIQLIRDQERAAVRRAEQKLEQLQKEINDLRRRDTEMKQLSQTQDHVHFLQSSSSALSTDGFSDDSHLSFDNVLKSFSKLRDKLQQFSRETIENICITVKSIQVIGAPEYQTRKEFLQYFHLLTLDLNSVHNFLHLSEGNRVITFADTDLHYPDHPDRFDGWGEVLCVRSVTGRCYWEVEWRADGRIGVDIAVTYKSISRKGIGIECAVGRNNHSWCFYCTQDYCSFWHNDIETVLPVVNVSSRIGVYVDHSAGILSFYSVSDTMSLIHRVQTTFTQPLYAVFGLDRQTSVKLCQLTS; translated from the exons GAACGATCCTGCTGGAGTAACCTGGAGGAAAGTGTCTTGATCAAGGACACACTGGTAGAGACGCTGCAGAGATCGAACCAGCAACCTTCTGCTGACCAGCTCAGTGGTTTTGCCCACTACACCACAAAAGTAATGAATGTTTGCAGCAGACACAGCGGCAGCCAGATTGTCCCACGCACCTTCTCCTACACTTGCTTCAAGGTTGTGGGGTTCAGGGGTCATGAGgtcttcctcatcctctggaTCAACGATGTTCCTGTTGAGAAGAGCAGCAATGAGGGACATGATGGATGGCAAAGACCAGTGAAGGTGTTCTCGGTGGTCAGCTGCTTCATCAAAATAAAGCTGCGGAACTGGCACAGCTGTGTTGAAATGGCAGCAGGTCT TGAAATGGCAGAAGCCAGTATCTCATGGGCTGAGGATCAGTTCTGTTGTCCAGTGTGTCTGGATCTCCTGAAGGAACCAGTGACGATTCCCtgtggacacagttactgtaAGGAATGCATCTCAGGTTGCTGGGATCAGGAGGATCCGAAGAGAATCTACAGCTGCCCTCAGTGCAGAAAAACCTTCACAACAAGACCAGTTTTAAGTAAGAATGTGGTGTTTGCTGAACTGGTGGAACAACTCAAGATGATGAGACTCCAGTCTTCTCCTGTTTCTCCACTTGTTCCTGCTCATCGTCTTCATCTTCACACTGGATCTGGAGATGTTGCTGGAAGAAAACAGAAAGATAAACAG AGACATTTTGAGGAGAAACAGAGAAACATCCAGCAGAGAatccagcagagagagaaagatcttCAGCAGCTGAGAGAGGCTGTGGCGTCTCATAAG GGCTCTGCACAGAGAGCAGTGGAGGACAGTGAGAGGCTCTTCACTGAGCTCATCCGCTCCATTGAGAGACGTCGCTCTGAGGTGATTCagctgatcagagatcaggaacGAGCTGCAGTGAGGCGAGCTGAACAAAAACTGGAGCAACTACAGAAGGAGATCAATGATCTGAGGAGGAGAGACACTGAGATGAAGCAGCTTTCACAAACACAGGATCATGTTCATTTCCTTCAG AGTTCGTCATCTGCTTTATCTACAGATGGATTTAGTGATGATTCACATCTGTCTTTTGACAATGTACTGAAATCCTTTTCTAAACTTAGAGACAAACTGCAGCAGTTCTCCAGAGAGACTATTGAAAACATATGTATAACAG TTAAATCCATCCAAGTCATCGGTGCTCCTGAATATCAGACCAGAAAAGAGTTTCTACAAT ATTTCCATCTGTTGACTCTGGATCTGAACTCAGTGCATAATTTCCTCCATCTGTCTGAGGGAAACAGAGTGATCACTTTCGCTGACACAGATCTGCattatcctgatcatccagacagatttgatggTTGGGGTGAGGTGCTGTGTGTCAGAAGTGTGactggacgctgttactgggaggtgGAGTGGAGAGCAGATGGGAGAATAGGAGTGGATATAGCAGTGACGtataagagcatcagcaggaagggaATTGGTATTGAGTGTGCAGTTGGACGTAATAATCATTCCTGGTGTTTCTACTGCACTCAAGACTATTGCTCATTCTGGCACAATGACATTGAGACTGTCCTTCCTGTAGTCAATGTCTCCAGtagaataggagtgtatgtggatcacagcGCAGGGATTttgtccttctacagcgtctcagacacaatgagcctcatccacagagtccagaccacattcactcagcCGCTCTATGCTGTGTTTGGACTAGATAGACAGACATCGGTGAAACTGTGTCAACTGACCAGTTAA